The segment ATGAAGATTGACCACCTAGTGCTTTCTAAATTAGTAAGTGAAAAACTGACTAAATAACAGAAGCATCTCTTTCTCTGCATGCCAAAATCTTGTGAATGTAGAAGCCCTTGTGAAATCACACTTGTGCAAATCTCGAACATTCTTCTGCTTCACATTCCCCATGGTCTTTAATTTAAGAACAGTATTTTGTTTGAAAGTTAAAACTTGCAGTAGATTTTAACACAATGTTGTTTATATTAAATTCAGAACCAGAAGCCATTAATGTCAAGACACAGGCTCATATTATACTGAACTTGAAAGAAAGGCAATCTTAAAACACCAATACAGATCTGTTTGTTTAAAGGTAATCTTTGTGCATCTCTGTTCTGAAGCACCACattattttattgttaaaaACAATTCTACTTACCCTGTTCACCAGTGAGAACCACTTTTGACAGCATGGATCGGAGAACAGGTATGGGCATAAAGCAGAACAAAGATGGCACTCTCACTGTAAAGCAGCCATGAGACATTGAAGTAATTAAAATCCAGGATTTTACAAATATATTGGAACTGTATGCTTTTGAACACTTAGCTCCCCAAACCGTAAAAGGCAACAGAAAAGTCAGACTAGATGTGGACTGCGACACAATTATCCaagaacagagaaattaataaatcagATATATTTCTATGGCACTAAAACCAAATAACAAGTAAGTCATTCCATTGCTTCTCCACACAGTTCATCTTTTAATCAAATCCCAGATCAGTCTGATCAACCATTTATATTTTACCTCTCTATGACCCTTTCAAGGTGGTACATGCAATATCCAACACCTGCATTCACTACAGATACAGATAACACATCAGTATTTTCATATACATTGTTGACCATGGAACAACTGATTCTGAACTCACCTAAAAACATGAGCAGGGTAGTTTTGGCAAAGGCAGCCATGATCATTCCTCCAATGTAAGAAAATATCCCAATAAAGACAATATAAATGTCTTTGAGACATTTGGAAAATAAGTAAACTCCTAAAAAGCTGGTCAGCGAGACAGAAGTAAATGCAGCTGCTCCATATCCAATGTATACTTCATTCCAGCAGAGTGGCTCATCCAGCTCATACAGTGTAAAAAGTGAACTCCCACCCAGCAGAGTAAACAAATAAGTCATAAATGTAAAAAGTAACACAATtattaaaattctctttttataaGGGGCAGTTTTAAAAAGCATGTACACTCCAGAAAATGTCTCCCTAAGAAGTTCTTTCCAGGATACGGGTGCTTCATGCTGGAACTGAGATACGCTTGTGGTAtcttccagaaaaaatacaatataGATGATATTAATGACATGGAGCAGAGATGCTATCACAAATGTCCATGCAAAGCCTATTCCTCTTAGAAAGTAGCCAGATGACAGTCCTGCCAATCCAGATACAACTCCAAAAATCAAATCCACTACAGCTATTCGTgttgttttctgcttctcatcATGACACTCCTCTGCTATATAAGCAAAGCCTCCTCCAAGGAAAGTTGCTAGACTCCCAAACAGTCCAGTAACAAATGCAACTGCAAATAGGACAGAGAGTGACAAGGAAAAATATGATATTGCAGTGAAGCTAATACCAGAAATCAAAGCTCCCATTGATGGTAAAACTAAAGACCTTTTGTGTCCCTGGCGATCCCCATTAGCTACAATGACAAAGGCAACTGTAAGGCTGGGAATGGCTCTGGTTAAGTCCAACTGCATATTAAAAACAGAGGCTTTTTCTTGAACTtcctgcaaagagaaaataaaaataatcataaataCTATAAtacattggaaaaaaatctgtagcaGTATTACATACATAATTATTAGTATGCAATACAATGAATATCATTGTATGTGTTTATAGATTATAAATTACACTATTATAAAACACTATACATGCAATGTAGTTTTACAAGATTATATGACATTATTATATACTAGGCTATAATAAAATACATTGCATATTCAGAATTTTGTAATTTGATCTTCAATATTCCTCAAACATCCCTGCTACATTTTAACCCAAAACTTAATGCTTAAGGCACAGTCTTACTAGTACTGTTGACAGAGAAGTTGCAATGCAGACAAGAGAACAATCCTTTTGAATATGCACTGACAAGAGCTGTAAGTATCTTTAACTGCAAGTATCTCCTTCAATACAGGATATGGGAAAAGGGCACTGGGTTATTTTAATACTACTCAGAAATCAGTAGAAAGCCAGTCACTGATTAAGGAGCACACCCCATGCTCCCTCCTCACAGGACATCATTTTTCCTCCCAAATAATTCTACTGAGGGGGTTACAAGAAACAATTCATTGACTAGAGCACACTATGCAAGTAAACAGATGGCAATTCGCTCTAACATCCCACTGTACAATCTAACTACTACTACAAACAATAGTAACAACCAAAAAAGTGAAATACAGCTTTAAATGTTATACTTACTCACATGTATGTGAATTAATGGATTTTGCAAACACTATAAAGCTCTGGGTTCAGAAATTGTCAAAATCATTGATGTCTCTACAGATACACCACAGCAGGTAGTCACACAAAGAACAGCAGCTAACACTATAAAAATAAGCTGTAAACACCCATTATGGGGAAAATTTCAGAGTTCTTTTTAACAGAAGTATAAAAATCAAATGTAACTGAAAAACAACCATTTAACAACATGAATGGATGCAGAAAAAAGAAGAACTAAagaatgtttaattaaaaaaataaaattttatgaaTCCAGCTGCTCAAGGACACTCAGCATGCTAATTCAGATCTTGTTTTTAATGTATAGATGCAGACATGACAAGAGGGCAGCCACAACAGCCCTTTGAAAGACAAGCACCTGATCAGACAGAGGAACCACCTGTTCAGACAGCAGGGGAAAAGGAAGCAACTTGAGTCACACAAACCCTCTATACTAGCTAACATAAAGTTTCAGATGCAGAGAGTAAAGTCTGCTGAAACTCTTCTTGGAGTTTTCTGAGGCATAACACTGACGTGGGCAGGCACTGTGCTTTTCAATCAGCAACACGTACAGTTGTGCAAGTCTGCCCACACCCTTTTCAGTCTCTATTCAAGCCATCTTTACTCCAGGTTTCAGGCATCTTCTCTGCAGCTAACATAATCCTGACTGAGTAACATCCAAAATTATGAAAACCCCCTAAAACTTACAGAAATGTACTTTGGgcaattttaaaagctgctgaATGCTTTATAAATTCATACTTATATTTATAGGCAGAGACCATGAATTTCTAGTTCAGTCTCTTCCTTTGCTTACAAGGTAGTTTTTATTACAAGAGAAAAATTCTGAGGTTCTCAAGGGAAGCCTTCGAGATCCCCAGCACTCCGAAGtgttttgcttctttcccttATGGTGTCTCACTGCCTTAGCATTCATGACATCCTGTCCACTGAccagcagtgctgtcactcTGGAAGGGTCAAAACCATGAAGACTGAACAAACTGAGACGGAAAATGTTATTCTGATCTTTAACTTCTCTGCTGCTGACAAATAGAACTCTATATAGTTGCAGTCATCGCTTCTTTACTAGGACTGTTTTGTTCAAAGACATGAGCATCAAAAAAATGCTACTacattaaaagtaaaattaaatgtttaatgTATCATCTCTACCCACATTAACCACATAATACAAAGATTATTGCCAGACCATAATGAAGTGTAAaactgaaagaatgaaaaaaacctccaaacttGGGTGCCCTTGTTTTGGAAGAAGTTGTGCAACACAAAACCCATGGCTACACATTTAGTCGCCACACGTGACTGTGAACGTGCCAAGATAAAAAATTGATGTctactgaaaagaaaactacagaaaaatcCACTTGCAGTGTACGGCATGCAACTGCCCACTCTGTGGTTTTATaaagccaaaagaaaagaatatagAAAATGATTGGTCAAACCTTCAGCTGCTTTAAAATCACATAACTCCATTAAATAATCAATGGAACTGCATATTTTTGAAGAGAAAGGTCTAGCTTTTTAATCTGCAAATTCACTCTGAAAAATTACTCATGGTGGACAGAAATAGGTATTAAAATCAcctatttcaaaatgaaaagaacaaaaattaagaagaaagTAACTTATATAAGGATTAAATTAAGAGAGAAGTGCAGCACCTGAGATTGAACAATATAAAGGACATGATAAACTCAAAGGCTCATAAGATAAAATATTACTGAGTAGCAAGGGGAAATGAATGGATTGGGTAATAAATCAGTGGGACGGTAAACAATGTTTAATGATTAATAATATAGCTCTTTctgagatattaaaaaaggattATCCTAGTTGCTGATCAGAATGCTTCAGTTTATattgaaattacttttaaacTCATGTTATTATAAGATGACTATTTTTTCaaattgtaaaaaataattaatctaAATTCTGCAAAGACTAACCATTTTGAATAATAGTCTACCTTTTATGCAGTGTTCAAGTGATTCTTGTCTTcaatttccttttatattttgctttgaaatagGTGAGATTAGTATAAACTTTCCTCATGCTCAGAACATAAAGACTTACACTAAATTAACTattaagaaaaatgttcttttaaacaTTAATGCCAAACAGGGCCTTACAGCAAAAGCTACAACATCTATAAACCTAATCCAGTTAGGAAGGTCTTGGAAAAtctggaacacctgcttcaCACTTCCTCGTGAATGGGTTTGGAACTAAGTTACTGGATCTACTCCTTGGCCCATACACAGGACTATTACTCAGCACAAAGGCCCACTTGCACTTAAATTAATGCGTGTTTTGAGCACTGAAATTGTTACGCTATGGTAACAAGTGTGGTATAAAAACGCTGCGAGGCATCCAGACAAGAGTGTAATTGTTCAAAAGCTCATGCCCTACTGGCAATCACTGAAATGCAGGGAATGGAAATTTGGCAGGAAAGGGAAACTAAGAAGTTCTGTTGGCCATTATTCAACTACTGTCTTGAAGAACTCATGTTCTCTAATATCAAATTAACTATAATTTGTAAACAAAAGACCTGTAAAGTGTGAATACAAAGCCATCACATCAGAGACGCTATCAGCTTTAGCTGAAATCAAGCACTCTGCTTCAGTGTTTtgcaaaaagaaatgtgaagtCTTATATCTTGAACCACAGGTGATGGCAATTTGAAAATCTGGTTGAATTTGCGGGTATTGCTAAATGCAAAGATGTATTTGAAATTTAGATTTCTTGATGGGCTCTGCAATTAAAATTGTACGCTTAAAGAAAATGGCCAGACACGGCATAAAATGGGGAGCTAATACTAAAGAAAACACGTTTTGGGAGTAACATACAAGCATTACTCTGACAATAACTGGTAATTACCTCCATGGGTCAGCCCAGAAGCCATGCTGGACCACAGTTCTATGGACCTTTTTACTTTCACATTCTTTCTACTAAGACCAGCTTCTGTCACATGACAAAGAACATATGCCACACTAAAAgtcctgaaatatttctttgattACCTTAGCTGGAAGCATGTACCATTAACAATCTCCTTTTATATGTCAAATGAGGCAGATAAACTCAGGCATTCAGTCTTGCACATATGCAGCACGTAAGAGATTGAAATATGGGATGTGAGCAAAAATTTTCAAGTACCACCTTTTCAGCACTGTAAGGGAATGCCAGCTGACTGTTTCTGTAACCCCAGCTTCCGTGTAATTTACACGGTGAATCATTTACTTTTCTGACCCTACACTGGTTTCATCTTTCACTTTATCCAACCCATCTGCCAGTTGTTGTTGACAAGTATGGTTCTATTGCACCTCTTCTGAAAGTACGTTCCCTCTGCTAGTCCCATGTTAGACACAGAAATCATGTGGCCAGTGAGTGTGCCAGAGCAGTGTACTGCTTCAGAAAAATACCCAACATTCAAAAAGCAACAACCCCAAAACAAGAGATGAGCTTTCTGTTGAATTAGTGCCCCACTCAAATCCAAACCATAACCTGTAACTGCAGAACTGCGAGATACAACACATGGGGTGAGAGACGAAAGGGAAATGGAGAATGACCATCTCTTCTACTGGCAGCTCACAGTTAGCGCTGCTTAAGTGTAGCATTAAAACTGAGCTGGAAGTGCAATGGAAGAGGTACCAGTCAACAACTAGCTATCCAGCACACTGAACTATGGAAAAGTGCTAAGAATTAAACTGACCATGGGATCCTGTCATCTTGACGTCCTTGTATTCCAACAAGGCAGAGTAGTACTCTGAATGGCAAGCTGTCAACTGTATTTGATCATGCAACGATCAGttaaatttttttccacattctaaaaccacaaacatttttttcttaatttcccCTGTTCCTCCTTCTTGTAATTCCTCTGAAATACACGTATTTTAAGCTAGATCCCATTCCTCAGAATTACGGGGCATTTGCTAAACTTCACATGGTTACCAAGAACAGTCGGAGGCACAGAGACAAGGCGTGACTCACAAGCACAACATGCACAATGGTCGTGGGAGGAGGAGCCTCCAGCTGCGCCCCCGGTAATGTCAGCCCGATGCTAATTCGGTCCCCGTTCTCTCAGACGATTTCCAACTCCCGCTAAAATACGAATTTGTCTCAGTACCCTCCTGGAGACAAATCTTTGTCTTTAAAGCACTATCACTACCTACAGGGTAACATTAGAGCGAGGAGAAAGTGAAGTGAGAGCAGGTTACAAAACCACGGCTTTCCGGAGAATTAAAGCTTAAGGTTATGAAACCAGGATGTTTTACTGAGGCAGCACCTCCTGGCTGCAACCTTATTTACAATTATTATTCCTCCCCCGCCACTTGCCTTCTGTTTGATATAAGCCGGGCTGCTCTTATTCTGCTCGCAGTGGCTGACATTGCTGTCGCTCACGAAAGTGGAGTTGTactcctgctcccacagccGCCGGTAGATGAACTGCTGCACCAGCGGGCTCGTCAGGGAGGACGCAAAAATGTAGATGAAAATGACGGGCTCCACGCACAGAACCTTCCTCATTTCTGGGTCTGGGCTTCAAACCCTGCGCCAGAAAACAAACCGCAGGCGCTCAGGAGGTGAAGGCTAAACACCCGAGCGGCAGCCGGCGCGCTGACAGCCCCATGCACAGGGGACGCTCCCCCAGCCCCGTCCCGGAGCGCAGCGGCCCCGGCCGGGCTGTCCCCTGCGCACCGGCCCGGGCCCGCAGTGCCGTGACACCGgggggcgggacggggcggcCGCGTCCCTCAGCGGAGGAGTGTCTCCCGCCGCGCCGTCACCGCCcccccggccgcggccgccgaGAGGACGAGGCCGGGTGCCGCCATCTGGGCCCGCTGTCCGTGTCTGGGCCCGCGGGCGGGGCGctgcggcgggcggggccgctGTGCCCGCGGGTGAACCTGCGGCGGGGCTTGTCCGCCCGCCGGGGACGCGCGGCGCGGCTGCCACAGGTCAGGACACATCAGCACCGCGGCGATTTCAGCACCGCGCCGCCTCAGCGCTGCCCGGGCCCGCGGCGTTCGCGCTGCTTACACGGCGGGGATGTGCGCGGTGAGCGGCAGCGCTGCCCTCGGCTGGCACCGCGACCCCGCCTGGAGCTCAGCCTGCACGGGGGCGAGGCGGCCGGAGAGGAGCCCGCGGCGTGCTGCTCCTCCGCGCTGCTCCTCCCTGCGCTCCGCTCTCAGCTGACAGCGGAGGGGTTTTATTATAGCTGGTCTCGGCTTGTCAGCGTGTGTAAAAACAATATTTGTTAGCCACCAGCTGGTCTGTCATTAATAGAATCATTTAGTCGTGTAGGTTGGATAAGGCCTCTAGTATCATAAAGTCTAACCATTAACCCAGCCCTGTCAAGACGAGATAGATCTCGCGCTCTCTGGGTCTGGCATAGCTGGTGCCAAGTGCCAGGGGAAAGGCCTGGTATCCCTGTTGGaacagctgctggggcaggtgCTGCCTTTCCACAcgaagggctgtgctggtgccgCAGTTGTGTGGTTTGGACAtggcctctgcccaccctgctgcacacagcatCCCCCTGTGCACGggagcacacagctctgcactgtcCTCCCAAGACAACACCGAGTAACGATGCTGGCCTGGTCACAGGAGTGGTATACCCAGGAGAGGTGACCCAGCTGGGGAGTCCCGAAGTCTTCAATCCTTTCAGTCTTAAATACTGGTTCTCCATTACAAGTACTGCAAAAAGTCCCTTTTGCTAAAAGTGCATCAGAACTTTGAAGCTTCCCTAATGTATTTGCCCTCTTAAAATAAGAAGGGCAGTTTAGAAACTTCATGAAAATTGAGTTCCTTGATAAAGTGATTTGAGGACAGATTATCATATGACCTTGAGTAATGCTTTAACTTGTTCACTGCCATGTGACACGTCATTCAGTCCCAAATTTAGGGACAACAGTGGCTTGTCAAGTGTCTGTTAGCATAGGATCAACCCAGAGTACAAGTTTAGTGGCCTCCATCATTTACTTGACCTGCTTTAGCCTAGCGTATAGGCTTGCTTACAGAGGCATACAGGCagactaatgaaaaaaaaagtgctccTCTGGCATGAGATCAGCTGGTAGAGAGTGGTGTCCTTCTCCTCAACCTGTCCAAGTCCAAAGTCTGACTCATCCTGTGACA is part of the Prinia subflava isolate CZ2003 ecotype Zambia chromosome 3, Cam_Psub_1.2, whole genome shotgun sequence genome and harbors:
- the SLC46A3 gene encoding lysosomal proton-coupled steroid conjugate and bile acid symporter SLC46A3 isoform X1, which encodes MRKVLCVEPVIFIYIFASSLTSPLVQQFIYRRLWEQEYNSTFVSDSNVSHCEQNKSSPAYIKQKEVQEKASVFNMQLDLTRAIPSLTVAFVIVANGDRQGHKRSLVLPSMGALISGISFTAISYFSLSLSVLFAVAFVTGLFGSLATFLGGGFAYIAEECHDEKQKTTRIAVVDLIFGVVSGLAGLSSGYFLRGIGFAWTFVIASLLHVINIIYIVFFLEDTTSVSQFQHEAPVSWKELLRETFSGVYMLFKTAPYKKRILIIVLLFTFMTYLFTLLGGSSLFTLYELDEPLCWNEVYIGYGAAAFTSVSLTSFLGVYLFSKCLKDIYIVFIGIFSYIGGMIMAAFAKTTLLMFLVRVPSLFCFMPIPVLRSMLSKVVLTGEQGAVFACIACLEVVTGTLSISIFNILYATTVAWFSGFSFLLSAGLCLIPLSVLCWLLCTSWNGEDLALLVPEEVSSIESADS
- the SLC46A3 gene encoding lysosomal proton-coupled steroid conjugate and bile acid symporter SLC46A3 isoform X2, translated to MRKVLCVEPVIFIYIFASSLTSPLVQQFIYRRLWEQEYNSTFVSDSNVSHCEQNKSSPAYIKQKAIQEKASVFNMQLDLTRAIPSLTVAFVIVANGDRQGHKRSLVLPSMGALISGISFTAISYFSLSLSVLFAVAFVTGLFGSLATFLGGGFAYIAEECHDEKQKTTRIAVVDLIFGVVSGLAGLSSGYFLRGIGFAWTFVIASLLHVINIIYIVFFLEDTTSVSQFQHEAPVSWKELLRETFSGVYMLFKTAPYKKRILIIVLLFTFMTYLFTLLGGSSLFTLYELDEPLCWNEVYIGYGAAAFTSVSLTSFLGVYLFSKCLKDIYIVFIGIFSYIGGMIMAAFAKTTLLMFLVRVPSLFCFMPIPVLRSMLSKVVLTGEQGAVFACIACLEVVTGTLSISIFNILYATTVAWFSGFSFLLSAGLCLIPLSVLCWLLCTSWNGEDLALLVPEEVSSIESADS